One Methanofollis fontis DNA window includes the following coding sequences:
- the ruvB gene encoding Holliday junction branch migration DNA helicase RuvB: protein MKERIPSPAPLTDESEDAAIRPVSFEEFVGQTQIKEALAIAIAAARKRGESLDHVLFSGPPGLGKTTLAQIIAREMGAAIRSTSGPVLERPGDLAAQLTALSSGDVLFIDEIHRLNPVVEEVLYPAMEDSCIDVMIGEGPGARSVQLPLEPFTLVGATTKVGLLGSPLRDRFGFIFRLNLYEVSDLVRIVERSAAIMQTPITPEGATEIARRSRGTPRIANRLLKRVRDFATVRGDGRIDGKTADAALTMLGIDRLGLDDLDRRILSVIADDFGGGPVGVRTIAISVGEEVRTVEEVYEPYLIQIGFIKRTPQGREATPAARRHIDQDRNTG, encoded by the coding sequence ATGAAAGAACGAATCCCATCCCCCGCCCCCCTCACAGATGAGAGCGAGGATGCCGCCATCAGGCCGGTCTCATTTGAGGAGTTTGTCGGGCAGACACAGATCAAGGAGGCCCTCGCAATCGCCATCGCCGCCGCACGAAAACGCGGCGAGTCACTCGACCATGTCCTCTTCTCCGGCCCGCCGGGTCTCGGAAAGACCACGCTCGCCCAGATCATAGCACGGGAGATGGGGGCGGCGATCAGGAGCACCTCAGGACCGGTGCTGGAGCGCCCCGGCGACCTTGCCGCCCAGCTGACGGCGCTCTCCTCCGGCGACGTCCTCTTCATCGACGAGATCCATCGCCTGAACCCGGTGGTCGAGGAGGTGCTCTACCCGGCGATGGAGGACTCATGCATCGATGTGATGATCGGTGAGGGGCCGGGCGCCCGTTCAGTGCAGCTCCCCCTCGAACCCTTCACCCTGGTCGGCGCCACGACAAAGGTCGGACTGCTCGGCTCCCCCCTCCGTGACCGCTTCGGCTTCATCTTCCGCCTCAACCTCTATGAGGTATCTGATCTCGTCAGGATCGTGGAGCGGAGCGCCGCCATCATGCAGACACCGATCACACCCGAGGGGGCGACGGAGATCGCACGGCGGAGCCGCGGCACGCCGCGGATCGCAAACCGCCTGCTCAAACGGGTGCGGGACTTCGCCACCGTCAGGGGGGACGGGCGCATCGATGGCAAGACGGCGGACGCCGCCCTCACCATGCTCGGCATCGACCGCCTGGGCCTCGACGACCTCGACCGGCGGATCCTCTCGGTGATCGCAGACGATTTCGGCGGTGGACCGGTGGGGGTCAGGACGATCGCCATCTCGGTCGGCGAGGAGGTGCGGACCGTCGAAGAGGTCTATGAGCCCTACCTGATCCAGATCGGCTTTATCAAGCGCACGCCGCAGGGGCGGGAGGCGACCCCTGCTGCCCGGCGGCATATCGA
- the ruvA gene encoding Holliday junction branch migration protein RuvA, with translation MIAHLSGEIASSGERWVVIDIGGIGYRVQVTRPALEILRQTEGRVTVHTHMAVRDDDIQLFGFLHPSERELFTILIGVSGIGPQIAMNILSGLSFEEFALAILNDDERALIRIPGIGQKSAKRLILELKEKMKGCAVDLSAGRRPEEAKDAESALISLGFSPAEAQQAVDAVLPTLGDRNLQALIRAALAHLRER, from the coding sequence ATGATAGCCCATCTTTCAGGTGAAATTGCATCCAGCGGGGAACGCTGGGTGGTGATCGACATCGGCGGTATCGGCTACCGGGTACAGGTGACCCGCCCGGCACTGGAGATCCTCAGGCAGACGGAGGGGCGAGTGACGGTGCATACCCATATGGCGGTCAGGGACGACGACATCCAGCTCTTCGGCTTTCTCCACCCGAGCGAGCGCGAACTCTTCACGATCCTGATCGGCGTCTCCGGGATAGGCCCGCAGATCGCCATGAACATCCTCTCCGGGCTCTCTTTTGAGGAGTTCGCCCTCGCCATCCTGAACGACGACGAGCGGGCGCTCATCCGCATCCCGGGGATCGGGCAGAAGAGTGCAAAACGCCTGATCCTGGAGCTGAAGGAGAAGATGAAGGGCTGTGCCGTTGACCTCTCCGCAGGCCGACGACCCGAAGAGGCGAAAGATGCCGAGAGCGCCCTGATATCGCTCGGGTTCTCACCTGCGGAGGCACAGCAGGCAGTCGACGCCGTTCTGCCCACTCTGGGTGACCGGAACCTGCAGGCCCTGATTCGTGCCGCCCTTGCCCACCTGAGGGAGCGCTGA
- the ruvC gene encoding crossover junction endodeoxyribonuclease RuvC: protein MIVIGIDPGLARTGYGVLNNDGRFPTALEYGCIETGNDRTSPGRLLEVYEKVTALLDEYDPAWVALERLFFSKNVTSAMHVSEARGVILLAAEQHGVRIAEYTPNQVKQAVTGSGRAGKQQVQEMMRRLLRLDELPRPDDAADGLAIALCHINTVR from the coding sequence ATGATCGTGATCGGCATCGATCCCGGGCTGGCACGGACCGGCTACGGCGTCCTGAACAATGACGGCAGGTTTCCGACGGCACTGGAATATGGCTGCATCGAGACCGGCAACGACCGCACCTCCCCCGGACGCCTGCTCGAGGTCTACGAAAAGGTCACGGCCCTCCTCGACGAATATGATCCCGCCTGGGTCGCCCTGGAACGGCTGTTCTTCTCGAAGAACGTCACCTCGGCCATGCACGTGAGCGAGGCGAGGGGAGTCATCCTGCTGGCCGCAGAGCAACACGGCGTCCGGATCGCCGAGTACACCCCGAACCAGGTGAAGCAGGCGGTGACCGGGTCCGGGCGTGCCGGCAAACAGCAGGTGCAGGAGATGATGCGGCGGCTTCTCCGTCTGGACGAACTGCCCCGGCCCGACGACGCCGCCGATGGCCTCGCCATCGCCCTCTGCCACATCAATACGGTGCGATAA
- a CDS encoding SDR family oxidoreductase has product MKYVITGGAGFIGSHLAETLSQNHGVTVIDDLSTGRMENIQGLIDKGAVTFVRGDINDAPLLQDLFTDADGVFHQAALPSVQRSVKNPMATHEANVTGTLHVLMAARDAGVRKVVMASSSSVYGDTPTLPKHEGMTPGPLSPYAVSKIADEYYASVFSDLYGLQTVCLRYFNVFGPHQDPNSQYAAVIPNFIQRVLKDQPPLIYGDGKQTRDFTYIRNVVQANIQAMEGDCQGAFNIACGERIDLLTLARTIMDIVGRDLEPVHEAPRPGDVRDSLADISRAQAAFGYAPHYDLKAGLRETVAWFRNH; this is encoded by the coding sequence ATGAAATATGTCATAACGGGGGGGGCAGGATTTATCGGTTCACATCTTGCCGAAACGCTATCACAGAACCATGGGGTCACCGTCATCGATGACCTCTCCACCGGTCGGATGGAGAACATCCAGGGCCTTATCGATAAGGGAGCCGTCACCTTTGTCAGAGGGGACATCAACGATGCACCCCTCCTCCAGGACCTCTTCACCGACGCCGACGGGGTCTTTCACCAGGCCGCCCTCCCGAGCGTCCAGCGCTCGGTGAAGAACCCGATGGCGACGCACGAGGCAAATGTCACCGGCACCCTGCATGTCCTCATGGCCGCCCGTGATGCGGGCGTGAGGAAGGTGGTGATGGCCTCCTCCTCCTCGGTCTACGGTGACACTCCCACTCTGCCCAAACACGAGGGTATGACTCCAGGCCCCCTCTCCCCGTACGCCGTCTCAAAGATCGCCGACGAGTACTATGCGTCGGTCTTCTCCGACCTCTACGGCCTCCAGACCGTCTGCCTCCGCTATTTCAATGTCTTCGGCCCGCACCAGGACCCAAACTCCCAGTACGCCGCCGTCATCCCGAACTTTATACAGCGGGTCCTGAAAGATCAGCCGCCGCTCATCTACGGCGACGGAAAACAGACCCGCGACTTTACCTATATCCGAAACGTCGTCCAGGCGAACATCCAGGCGATGGAGGGCGATTGCCAGGGTGCCTTCAATATCGCCTGCGGGGAGCGGATCGACCTACTGACGCTCGCCCGCACCATCATGGATATCGTGGGCAGGGACCTCGAACCGGTCCACGAAGCGCCCCGCCCCGGCGACGTGCGCGACTCCCTGGCCGACATCTCCCGGGCACAGGCAGCATTCGGGTATGCACCGCACTATGACCTCAAAGCAGGACTCCGGGAGACGGTGGCATGGTTCAGGAATCACTGA
- a CDS encoding nucleotide sugar dehydrogenase produces MVQESLKDKTVCVVGLGYVGLPLAEAFAGKINTIGYEIVEEKARQIAATTKAPLHVTSDPAEIRRADFISICVPTPVKRTKEPDLFFVESAARTVGRNLKPGAIVVLESTVYPGVTEEIVRPILEKESGLVCGKDFKVGYSPERINPGDEAHELAKITKIVAGMDAESGETLSELYGLITTVYRAPDIRTAEAAKVIENIQRDLNIALMNELSLIFNRMGIDTREVIAAAGTKWNFHPYRPGLVGGHCIPVDPYYLVHKAQELGYHPQVILAGRAINDSMPKHVAGMAIKELNRAGKVIRDSKVLIMGLTYKENVPDTRESPVSEMIHELKEFDVDVYGHDPLLGAAEIERFGAHPVPSLQGLGGPMDCIIVNSPHDAFNSLTLDKVLQICNGSPIIVDVTGMLKRNDGVRNGCRYCTL; encoded by the coding sequence ATGGTTCAGGAATCACTGAAGGATAAAACCGTCTGCGTCGTCGGGCTCGGCTATGTGGGCCTGCCCCTTGCAGAGGCGTTTGCCGGAAAGATCAACACCATCGGTTATGAGATCGTCGAAGAAAAAGCGCGGCAGATCGCGGCGACCACGAAGGCACCCCTGCACGTGACCTCCGACCCCGCCGAAATCCGGAGGGCCGATTTCATCTCGATCTGCGTCCCGACGCCGGTGAAGCGGACCAAGGAGCCCGACCTCTTCTTTGTTGAATCGGCGGCCCGCACCGTCGGCCGGAACCTCAAGCCCGGTGCGATCGTGGTGCTGGAGTCGACCGTGTACCCCGGCGTCACCGAGGAGATCGTCCGACCGATCCTTGAAAAAGAATCAGGCCTCGTCTGTGGGAAGGACTTCAAGGTCGGCTACTCCCCCGAGCGGATCAACCCGGGTGACGAGGCGCACGAGCTCGCCAAGATCACCAAGATCGTCGCCGGCATGGACGCTGAATCGGGCGAGACTCTTTCAGAACTCTATGGCCTCATCACCACCGTCTACCGCGCCCCTGACATCAGGACGGCCGAGGCGGCGAAGGTGATCGAGAACATCCAGCGCGACCTGAACATCGCCCTGATGAATGAGCTCTCCCTGATCTTCAACAGGATGGGCATCGATACCCGGGAGGTGATCGCCGCCGCCGGCACGAAGTGGAACTTCCACCCCTACCGCCCCGGCCTCGTTGGTGGCCACTGCATCCCGGTCGACCCCTACTACCTCGTCCACAAGGCCCAGGAGCTCGGCTATCACCCGCAGGTGATCCTTGCGGGCCGCGCCATCAACGACTCCATGCCCAAACACGTCGCCGGCATGGCGATCAAGGAACTGAACCGGGCCGGCAAGGTGATCCGGGACTCGAAGGTGCTGATCATGGGCCTCACCTACAAGGAGAACGTCCCGGACACCAGGGAGAGCCCGGTCAGTGAGATGATCCACGAGTTGAAGGAGTTCGATGTGGACGTCTATGGCCATGACCCGCTGCTCGGCGCTGCTGAGATCGAGCGCTTCGGGGCGCATCCGGTCCCCTCCCTCCAGGGGCTTGGGGGACCGATGGACTGCATTATCGTCAACTCCCCTCACGACGCCTTCAACTCGCTGACACTGGATAAGGTGCTCCAGATCTG